Part of the Candidatus Ozemobacteraceae bacterium genome is shown below.
CTTTCGAGTGTCTCGGGCCGGATTTCCTTCAGGGAAACGCCGCCGCGCGTCGCCATCGCCTGTTCGAAACCTCCGTGCCCCGTCACCGTCAGCGGCGTCCAGGCGAGCAATTTGATCAGACGGTCGCGAAGGGAGGGCGGGACCCGGCACGGCGCGAGAAACGGGTCGATACCGGCGAGAAGGCAGAGTTCGCGGGAAAGTGGCGCGGGAACGAGCGTTGCGACGAGTTCGCCGATGCGCAGCTGCGCGTGCTCGGATGCATATTTTCTGAGATGAATCCGTATTTCCTCTTCGTTTCTTCCTTTTGTGAGATTCGCGAGAAGAGGGACCTCGCCGTGACGCGCGAGCAGCGGTGTGATCTCGCGGGCAAGATCCAGAACGACGGGCCCGCGGATGCCCTCGTTCGTGAAGATCAGATCGCCGACGGCGCGCGCGTGCTTCGCTTTCGGGAGATCGATGCGCAGTTCCGCCTTGCCGATCGTGTCAGCCCGACAGTTCTTCACCCATGTCTCCTTCGTTTTGAGCGGCAGCATGGCGGGAAACACGTCCGTGACGGTGTGGCCGGTTGAGCGGGCAAAACCATATCCGTCGCCCGAGCCGCCGAGCGACGGATATCCCATGCCGCCTGTCGCGATTATTATATAATTAGATGAATAGAAATGGTCCGGGGTTTCCAGGCCCTCGACGCGGCCGTTCGCAAAGCGCAGGCGCTTCACCCGGCGCTCCGTCGCGACTTCGACGCCGAGTCGCGCCAGTTCGGCCTCGAGGGCAGACGTGACGGTTGCGGCGTCGTGCGTGACCGGGAACACCCGGAACCCGTCCGGCGCATG
Proteins encoded:
- a CDS encoding NAD(P)/FAD-dependent oxidoreductase is translated as MSQWDLIVAGAGPAGMMAAITAARRRARVLVIEQRSHPGAKLRASGGGRCNITNTLDTATFIGRFGREGRFMKPALEAFDHRALIAFLAEIGVQTHAPDGFRVFPVTHDAATVTSALEAELARLGVEVATERRVKRLRFANGRVEGLETPDHFYSSNYIIIATGGMGYPSLGGSGDGYGFARSTGHTVTDVFPAMLPLKTKETWVKNCRADTIGKAELRIDLPKAKHARAVGDLIFTNEGIRGPVVLDLAREITPLLARHGEVPLLANLTKGRNEEEIRIHLRKYASEHAQLRIGELVATLVPAPLSRELCLLAGIDPFLAPCRVPPSLRDRLIKLLAWTPLTVTGHGGFEQAMATRGGVSLKEIRPETLESRLVKGLFFCGEVLNLDGPCGGFNLQWAFSSGFLAGHLGGSSPE